In the Vitis vinifera cultivar Pinot Noir 40024 chromosome 2, ASM3070453v1 genome, one interval contains:
- the LOC100853652 gene encoding bifunctional nitrilase/nitrile hydratase NIT4B, protein MSSTVRATVVQASSVFYDTPATLDKAERFLKEAAALGSQLVVFPESFIGGYPRGYNFADQSPRGKESFRKYHASAINVPGPEVDRLASMAAKYKVYLVIGVIERDGYTLYCTVLFFDPEGNYLGKHRKLMPTYWERLVWGFGDCSTTPVYDTPYGKLGSVICWENRMPLLRTAMYGKGIEIYCAPTADSGDTWVATMRHIAMEGGCYVLSPIQFCRRKDYPPPPEYLYSPTEEDVTPDSIVWAGGSVIISPHGEILAGPNYEGEGLFTADLDVRGEIPKAKFQFDVVGHYSRADVLSLTVNNRPLLPVTFTSSPSKIKDDDEIDECKDIKRWAI, encoded by the exons ATGTCTTCAACTGTTAGAGCCACCGTTGTTCAAGCCTCTAGTGTCTTTTATGATACTCCTGCCACTCTAG ATAAGGCTGAGAGGTTTTTGAAAGAAGCAGCTGCACTGGGATCCCAACTGGTTGTGTTTCCTGAATCATTTATCGGTGGGTATCCCCGTGGATACAACTTCGCCGACCAGTCGCCAAGAGGGAAAGAAAGTTTCCGCAAGTACCATGCTTCTGCCATTAATGTGCCGG GACCTGAAGTTGATAGATTGGCATCAATGGCTGCGAAATACAAAGTCTACTTGGTGATAGGTGTTATTGAGAGAGATGGATACACATTGTATTGCACTGTTCTCTTCTTTGATCCTGAAGGTAATTACCTTGGAAAACATAGGAAACTCATGCCAACATATTGGGAGCGGCTCGTCTGGGGTTTCGGAGATTGCTCGACAACTCCAGTTTATGACACTCCATATGGAAAACTTGGTTCAGTCATTTGTTGGGAAAATAGAATGCCGCTTCTGAGGACAGCAATGTATGGCAAAG GAATTGAGATATATTGTGCTCCTACTGCCGATTCCGGGGATACATGGGTAGCTACAATGAGACACATCGCTATGGAGGGTGGATGCTATGTTCTTTCACCCATCCAGTTCTGTCGGAGGAAAGATTACCCACCTCCACCTGAGTATCTTTACAGTCCTACAGAAGAAGATGTCACTCCAGATTCTATTGTTTGGGCTGGAGGTAGTGTCATCATTTCGCCCCATGGCGAAATTCTAGCAGGACCGAATTATGAAGGAGAAGGCCTCTTCACAGCTGATCTTG ATGTTCGTGGAGAGATTCCTAAAGCAAAGTTCCAGTTTGACGTGGTAGGACATTATTCGAGAGCTGATGTGCTAAGCCTCACTGTGAACAATCGTCCACTGCTTCCTGTTACTTTCACATCCTCACCATCTAAAATCAAAGACGATGATGAGATAGATGAATGCAAAGATATAAAAAGATGGGCAATTTAG